A stretch of Myxococcus hansupus DNA encodes these proteins:
- a CDS encoding GAF domain-containing protein yields MKVPEKNVGAAVDRMSRALERLSTAPPVVAVLEELLCQATTALGASGAFICWWGGSGDWRTLTTAGVDAEAAAVCAQRLMERAPGPGAPRQPSVVEDLSRDALLAPEPEARDRLAAVSLVSQPLFFAAGLGAAGVLGVLFREAWRPEAGDLPRFGLSVKLAALALERERMAETLRQSVMAARMDAEEAEVLRLRRFQAVTEAFGHALTRDEVARVVLEQGLPAVGAVAGLVHLVEPDGTAVLKAALGLTDAQLAPLRVLQGPGRLELESEVWRAPPRVTGDADAAEARRAPTRVTGNVSGEPDTTPAPWRTLFPAGALGMSDAVPLATPLWLETAAAVRATVPGLASLVTPGPLRALVLLPLQVEGQDFGTLCFGFSEPRRFSALERASITGLGRECGQALERARLYARERSARLQAEAAGQRLRLLADASALVSASLDWEETVAGVARLALGHFADGCAVDSYEDGVVRRLAMLYEDPQEAPRGLELLRFAPHEGSPTLLSEVLASGRPWMMVRPSEEPDDDRTEAGQLYAAARELGVGSLILTPLVARQRTLGLLTFMRTASSPPFEIPDLSLAEELAGRAALAIDNAALFRKARAAEEESRRSAARLHVLVQVSQLIAEAGLNLPSVLEVLVRKVSEAMGDACVLQLLSEDRTHLDLVTVHHPNAEARAVLDASLSRGPVRVGEGLSGRVAATGQTLFVPRLHADDLRDERVPEGRLFLQHYGPHSVIFVPLGVRGRVLGTLGVMRDAGGREYSVEERALLESLAARAALAIEDARLYGAATQAVKARDELLSVAGHELKSPLNALQLQIHLLARMARDAMAADGFAERAERAARAGQRLGLLIDDLLDVSRLSAGRLGLKREEMDLSALTRELVHRMSEELALAGNDVRLALEQPVLGEWDRLRLEQVLVNLLSNAAKYGAGRPVTVAVEAVGPLARLSVRDEGIGVAPEEQERIFEQFERSASVQHHFKGLGLGLWITKRIVEAHGGTIRLWSEPGKGSTFTVELPLRV; encoded by the coding sequence ATGAAGGTGCCCGAGAAAAACGTGGGAGCCGCGGTGGACCGCATGTCGCGGGCGCTCGAGCGGCTGTCGACAGCACCGCCCGTGGTGGCGGTGCTGGAGGAATTGCTTTGCCAGGCGACGACCGCGCTCGGGGCCTCGGGGGCCTTCATCTGCTGGTGGGGTGGCTCGGGGGATTGGCGCACGCTGACCACGGCGGGCGTCGACGCCGAGGCGGCGGCCGTCTGCGCGCAGCGGTTGATGGAGCGGGCTCCCGGGCCGGGTGCGCCGCGCCAGCCGTCGGTGGTGGAGGATTTGTCGAGGGACGCGTTGCTCGCCCCGGAGCCCGAGGCACGGGACCGGTTGGCGGCGGTGTCCCTGGTGTCGCAGCCCCTGTTCTTCGCGGCCGGGTTGGGCGCGGCGGGCGTGCTGGGGGTGCTTTTCCGCGAGGCCTGGCGGCCGGAAGCGGGTGACCTGCCGCGCTTCGGCTTGTCGGTGAAGTTGGCGGCGCTGGCGCTGGAGCGTGAACGCATGGCGGAGACGTTGCGCCAGTCCGTGATGGCGGCGCGGATGGACGCGGAAGAGGCGGAGGTGCTGCGGCTGCGGCGCTTCCAGGCGGTGACGGAGGCTTTTGGCCATGCGCTCACGCGGGATGAAGTGGCCCGCGTGGTGTTGGAGCAGGGCCTGCCCGCGGTGGGCGCGGTGGCGGGGCTGGTGCACCTGGTGGAGCCCGACGGGACGGCCGTGCTGAAGGCCGCGTTGGGGCTGACGGACGCGCAGCTCGCGCCGCTGCGGGTGCTGCAGGGACCGGGACGCCTGGAGCTTGAGTCCGAGGTGTGGCGGGCACCCCCGCGTGTGACGGGCGATGCCGATGCGGCCGAGGCACGTCGGGCACCCACGCGCGTGACAGGCAACGTCAGCGGCGAGCCCGATACAACCCCTGCGCCTTGGCGCACGCTGTTCCCGGCGGGCGCACTGGGGATGTCAGACGCCGTGCCGCTCGCCACGCCGCTCTGGCTTGAAACAGCCGCGGCGGTGCGCGCCACCGTGCCTGGGTTGGCGTCCCTGGTCACACCGGGGCCACTGCGCGCGCTGGTGCTGCTCCCCTTGCAAGTCGAGGGACAGGACTTCGGCACCCTGTGCTTCGGCTTCTCGGAGCCCCGTCGCTTCTCCGCGTTGGAGCGGGCCTCCATCACCGGCCTGGGCCGTGAGTGTGGCCAGGCGCTCGAGCGCGCACGGCTGTACGCGCGGGAGCGCTCCGCGCGGCTCCAAGCGGAGGCGGCGGGACAGCGCCTGCGACTGCTGGCCGACGCGAGCGCGCTGGTCTCAGCCTCGCTGGATTGGGAGGAGACGGTGGCCGGCGTGGCGCGGCTGGCATTGGGCCACTTCGCGGATGGCTGCGCGGTGGACTCATACGAGGACGGCGTCGTGCGCCGGCTGGCGATGCTCTACGAGGACCCGCAGGAAGCGCCGCGCGGCCTGGAGCTGCTCCGCTTCGCGCCACACGAGGGCAGCCCCACGCTGCTCTCGGAGGTGCTCGCCTCCGGGCGTCCGTGGATGATGGTGCGTCCCTCCGAGGAGCCCGATGATGACCGCACGGAGGCGGGCCAGTTGTACGCGGCCGCGCGCGAGCTGGGCGTGGGCTCGCTCATCCTCACGCCGCTGGTCGCTCGGCAGCGCACCCTGGGGCTGCTGACCTTCATGCGCACCGCCTCGTCGCCGCCCTTCGAAATCCCAGACCTGTCCCTGGCCGAGGAACTCGCCGGCCGGGCGGCGCTGGCCATCGACAACGCGGCCCTGTTCCGCAAGGCACGCGCCGCGGAGGAGGAGAGCCGGCGCAGCGCGGCCCGGCTCCACGTGTTGGTGCAGGTGAGCCAGCTCATCGCCGAGGCGGGGCTCAACCTGCCCTCGGTGCTGGAGGTACTGGTGCGCAAGGTGTCGGAGGCGATGGGCGACGCGTGCGTGCTCCAGCTTCTCTCCGAGGACCGGACACACCTGGACCTGGTGACCGTGCACCACCCGAACGCGGAGGCGCGCGCGGTGCTCGACGCGTCCCTGTCGCGCGGCCCGGTGCGCGTGGGCGAAGGGCTGTCGGGCCGGGTGGCGGCGACGGGACAGACGCTCTTCGTGCCGCGGCTCCACGCGGACGACCTGCGCGACGAACGCGTGCCCGAGGGCCGCCTCTTCCTCCAGCACTACGGCCCCCACAGTGTCATCTTCGTCCCGCTGGGCGTGCGCGGCCGGGTGCTGGGCACGCTGGGCGTCATGCGCGACGCAGGGGGCCGCGAGTACTCCGTGGAGGAGCGCGCGCTGCTGGAGAGTCTCGCGGCGCGAGCGGCCCTGGCCATCGAGGACGCACGCCTGTACGGCGCCGCGACGCAGGCGGTGAAGGCGCGCGACGAGCTGCTGTCGGTGGCGGGGCACGAGCTGAAGTCCCCGCTCAACGCGTTGCAGCTCCAGATTCACCTGCTGGCGCGAATGGCCCGGGACGCCATGGCCGCTGACGGGTTCGCGGAGCGCGCGGAGCGGGCGGCTCGGGCGGGCCAGCGCCTGGGGCTGCTCATCGATGACTTGCTGGATGTCTCGCGGCTCAGCGCGGGGCGCCTGGGCCTGAAGCGAGAGGAGATGGACCTGTCCGCCCTCACGCGCGAGCTGGTGCACCGCATGTCCGAGGAGCTGGCGCTCGCGGGCAACGACGTGCGGCTCGCGCTGGAGCAGCCGGTGCTGGGCGAATGGGACCGGCTGCGGCTGGAGCAGGTGCTGGTGAACCTGCTGTCCAACGCGGCGAAGTACGGCGCGGGCCGACCAGTGACGGTGGCGGTGGAGGCGGTGGGGCCACTGGCGCGGTTGTCCGTGCGCGACGAGGGCATCGGCGTCGCGCCCGAGGAGCAGGAGCGCATCTTCGAGCAGTTCGAGCGCTCGGCCTCCGTGCAGCACCACTTCAAGGGCCTGGGCCTGGGCTTGTGGATTACCAAGCGCATCGTCGAGGCCCACGGCGGCACCATCCGCCTGTGGAGCGAGCCGGGCAAGGGTTCCACCTTCACCGTGGAATTGCCCTTGCGCGTTTGA